A single genomic interval of Drosophila virilis strain 15010-1051.87 chromosome 2, Dvir_AGI_RSII-ME, whole genome shotgun sequence harbors:
- the LOC6633200 gene encoding uncharacterized protein isoform X1 produces the protein MHWLDGISLDDNLISGRASGSNGDNSDNNQRKSTQSSSPAKSKRRRHAHYKLNSRLDRKSSRGMIYENEELRLRTININAEVERGQSDIKRLRRENEQLRREIWTLRDECDRLNKRFKAKLSEHEYGGCRGSGSSGRRCSGGRGSAGCDGNSDDSDSCDTCRCEDDGHCSDECCQERGSCVSIKQSLPPEEATVKAANDSTSTTKPENQAMHFDHLSVVSEETLSNPEMQLAQQTPEHHLMICTPDLNSSQSTLPSLVGPLTPLTPVEQVANQLNDLQAMVPPLSYFENILSQHMGANTVLTPTPELGTSSSTTTGNTMKHSNGWDYNLQSPFSQRKYSNTSSPSRSPPPPPLTTFVPTSTLQTMPKIALNVPTTNGAGGGGIIETVAITTNGTQQALNSPKHFFAPIKPRLKLNTELANRGQDALPPGSPPPPMEPATPLREPPDIFVNNALASPYKRPGPRLSPQVSPRHRTRSHCQLHHSQPCQAHAHQQRQRHGQQLPPPLLLPQQQQQPAPQHCSLHRAVVNVAAAVGLGVGGPEANACGGSVVDIYTAALAAAASAAAAQAALASAPPTPLTLIRSVEPVYATAQKDCQSSCISALTKPVMTATTNTTKTTASPLRQPAKLTACAASCKTIPAVVSTASIVDIGSQTDSVNLESLLNDIQTISGDILAIQLEKSKSRDNLINGNNDKDKSKPYRSEMNLYLQYDGTNPTISNAATATVTASNASDSSSSHKLSSRTRSLEREHTDSPAPHMPDPMAPFPEKCSYLGFEQLNNQAVAVKQSPSGQKPPVGVKPSLPAKPPPPLPPARRPAVPTEPPPEPPAGLSPNKSHLYKSLATAAAKRAVFRSTPTQLTRSLDVECTADSAAANEEGEDDEEAAKPKGRRVSIVCGDEQPVVNDVAPTAPTATASCGDLTSAAASVLIHPSIKAFRQISHSTPSSPHSSRRRTNSNTMTAGHGEVTGTASAPPSTTHHHHHRKESSDPAPMTATVSRTKCSRRHSEGTVHSVHRISNSSGGAGGHHHHHTHHHQHSSLINSNPHHSHHSHQDSNHETVTSQSDRNSNSFGSSRESSTSFSMRSNRRKISISSHTGGKIPWCGCWGNGCL, from the exons aTTGGATAGAAAGTCATCACGTGGCATGATATACGAAAATGAAGAGCTCAGGTTGCGCACAATCAACATAAATGCGGAAGTCGAGCGAg GTCAATCGGATATCAAACGTTTGCGCCGTGAAAATGAGCAGCTGCGTCGCGAGATCTGGACTCTGCGCGACGAATGCGATCGGCTAAACAAGCGCTTCAAGGCGAAGCTAAGCGAGCACGAGTACGGCGGATGCCGCGGCAGTGGTAGCAGCGGGCGGCGGTGCAGcggcggcagaggcagcgcaGGTTGTGATGGAAACAGTGAT GACTCTGACTCATGTGATACGTGTCGTTGCGAGGACGATGGCCACTGCAGCGACGAGTGCTGCCAGGAGCGTGGTTCCTGTGTGTCTATCAAACAGTCGCTGCCGCCCGAGGAGGCGACCGTCAAGGCGGCTAATGATAGCACTTCGACAACCAAGCCGGAAAACCAGGCCATGCACTTTGACCATCTGTCTGTGGTTTCCGAGGAGACACTAAGCAATCCGGAAATGCAGCTGGCGCAGCAGACGCCGGAGCATCATCTCATGATTTGTACACCCGATCTCAATAGCTCGCAGAGCACCCTGCCCAGCCTGGTGGGTCCACTGACCCCACTAACGCCCGTAGAACAGGTGGCTAATCAGCTTAATGATTTGCAGGCCATGGTGCCTCCGCTCTCCTACTTTGAGAACATACTGTCCCAGCACATGGGCGCCAATACGG TGCTAACGCCAACGCCCGAGCTGGGCACCAGCTCCAGCACGACCACCGGAAACACGATGAAGCATAGCAATGGCTGGGACTACAATTTGCAATCGCCGTTCTCGCAGCGCAAATACTCGAATACATCATCACCGTCACGctcaccgccgccgccgccgctaaCCACCTTTGTGCCCACAAGCACGCTGCAAACCATGCCCAAGATAGCGCTGAATGTGCCAACCACAAATGgagctggcggcggcggcatcaTCGAGACCGTTGCCATAACCACAAACGGCACACAGCAAGCGCTCAATAGCCCAAAGCACTTCTTTGCGCCCATAAAGCCGCGCCTCAAGCTCAACACAGAGCTTGCCAATCGGGGACAGGATGCACTACCGCCGGgctcgccgccgccgccgatgGAGCCCGCAACGCCGTTGCGTGAGCCTCCGGATATATTTGTCAATAATGCGCTCGCCTCACCGTACAAGCGGCCCGGCCCCCGGCTCTCACCACAAGTAAGTCCGCGTCATCGCACGCGCTCCCATTGCCAGCTGCACCACAGCCAGCCCTGCCAGGCGCACGCCCATCAGCAACGCCAGCGCCATGGCCAGCAGCTCCCGCCACCGCTTCTCCtcccgcaacagcaacagcagccggcaCCGCAGCACTGTTCGCTGCATCGGGCGGTGGTCAATGTGGCCGCTGCCGTCGGCTTGGGCGTTGGCGGTCCTGAGGCGAACGCCTGCGGCGGCAGCGTGGTTGACATTTATACCGCTGCgctagcagctgctgcttcggctgccgctgcccaaGCAGCATTAGCGTCAGCACCCCCAACTCCGCTGACCCTGATCCGCTCCGTGGAGCCAGTCTACGCAACCGCACAAAAAGACTGCCAAAGCAGCTGCATATCGGCCCTGACCAAGCCAGTGATGACCGCCACCACAAACACCACAAAGACAACCGCATCGCCGCTGCGTCAGCCCGCAAAGCTTACCGCTTGTGCAGCCAGCTGCAAAACGATTCCCGCGGTGGTCTCAACCGCGAGCATCGTGGATATTGGCAGTCAG ACGGATTCAGTGAATTTGGAGTCATTGCTAAACGATATACAGACAATTTCGGGCGACATTCTGGCCATACAGCTGGAGAAAAGTAAATCGCGGGATAATCTTATAAATGGCAATAACGACAAGGACAAAAGTAAACCGTATCGTTCCGAGATGAACCTCTATTTGCAATACGATGGCACAAATCCGACCATTTCGaacgcagcaacagctactGTGACTGCCAGCAACGCATCCGACtcgagcagcagccacaaGCTGTCGAGTCGCACTCGGTCGCTGGAGCGCGAGCACACGGACAGTCCGGCGCCGCATATGCCGGATCCGATGGCGCCATTTCCGGAAAAGTGCAGCTATCTGGGCTTCGAGCAACTCAATAATCAGGCTGTCGCCGTGAAGCAGTCCCCATCTGGCCAGAAGCCGCCTGTAGGCGTTAAGCCTAGTCTGCCTGCcaagccgccgccgccgctgccaccAGCACGACGTCCGGCCGTGCCCACAGAGCCGCCACCAGAGCCGCCGGCTGGACTGTCGCCCAACAAAAGCCATCTGTACAAATCGCTGGCCACGGCGGCAGCCAAAAGAGCAGTCTTTCGGTCGACGCCAACGCAGCTGACGCGTTCCCTGGATGTTGAGTGCACAGCTGATTCTGCGGCAGCCAACGAG GAGGGGGAGGATGATGAGGAGGCGGCCAAGCCCAAAGGGCGCCGCGTCTCCATTGTGTGTGGCGATGAGCAGCCCGTGGTAAATGATGTTGCGCCCACTGCGCCCACAGCAACAGCTAGCTGTGGCGACCTGACCAGCGCCGCGGCCAGCGTACTCATCCATCCCAGCATTAAGGCCTTTAGGCAGATCAGCCACAGTACGCCCAGTTCTCCACATTCCTCGCGTCGGcgcaccaacagcaacacaatGACAGCTGGGCATGGGGAGGTGACGGGCACAGCCTCAGCGCCGCCCAGCACCACacaccatcatcatcacaGGAAGGAAAGCAGCGATCCGGCGCCCATGACAGCCACAGTCAGCCGCACAAAATGCTCGCGTCGCCACTCGGAGGGCACCGTGCACAGTGTGCATCGCATCAGCAACTCGAgcggtggtgctggtggtcatcatcatcaccacaCGCACCACCATCAGCACAGCAGCCTGATCAACAGCAATCCGCATCATAGCCACCATTCCCATCAGGACAGCAACCATGAGACGGTCACCTCCCAATCCGATCGCAATTCGAATAGTTTTGGATCCTCGCGCGAATCCTCGACCAGCTTCAGCATGCGTTCCAATCGGCGCAAGATCTCTATAAGCTCCCATACGGGCGGCAAGATACCCTGGTGCGGCTGCTGGGGCAATGGGTGTCTCTAA
- the LOC6633200 gene encoding uncharacterized protein isoform X3, with amino-acid sequence MSSYYDTELDRKSSRGMIYENEELRLRTININAEVERGQSDIKRLRRENEQLRREIWTLRDECDRLNKRFKAKLSEHEYGGCRGSGSSGRRCSGGRGSAGCDGNSDDSDSCDTCRCEDDGHCSDECCQERGSCVSIKQSLPPEEATVKAANDSTSTTKPENQAMHFDHLSVVSEETLSNPEMQLAQQTPEHHLMICTPDLNSSQSTLPSLVGPLTPLTPVEQVANQLNDLQAMVPPLSYFENILSQHMGANTVLTPTPELGTSSSTTTGNTMKHSNGWDYNLQSPFSQRKYSNTSSPSRSPPPPPLTTFVPTSTLQTMPKIALNVPTTNGAGGGGIIETVAITTNGTQQALNSPKHFFAPIKPRLKLNTELANRGQDALPPGSPPPPMEPATPLREPPDIFVNNALASPYKRPGPRLSPQVSPRHRTRSHCQLHHSQPCQAHAHQQRQRHGQQLPPPLLLPQQQQQPAPQHCSLHRAVVNVAAAVGLGVGGPEANACGGSVVDIYTAALAAAASAAAAQAALASAPPTPLTLIRSVEPVYATAQKDCQSSCISALTKPVMTATTNTTKTTASPLRQPAKLTACAASCKTIPAVVSTASIVDIGSQTDSVNLESLLNDIQTISGDILAIQLEKSKSRDNLINGNNDKDKSKPYRSEMNLYLQYDGTNPTISNAATATVTASNASDSSSSHKLSSRTRSLEREHTDSPAPHMPDPMAPFPEKCSYLGFEQLNNQAVAVKQSPSGQKPPVGVKPSLPAKPPPPLPPARRPAVPTEPPPEPPAGLSPNKSHLYKSLATAAAKRAVFRSTPTQLTRSLDVECTADSAAANEEGEDDEEAAKPKGRRVSIVCGDEQPVVNDVAPTAPTATASCGDLTSAAASVLIHPSIKAFRQISHSTPSSPHSSRRRTNSNTMTAGHGEVTGTASAPPSTTHHHHHRKESSDPAPMTATVSRTKCSRRHSEGTVHSVHRISNSSGGAGGHHHHHTHHHQHSSLINSNPHHSHHSHQDSNHETVTSQSDRNSNSFGSSRESSTSFSMRSNRRKISISSHTGGKIPWCGCWGNGCL; translated from the exons aTTGGATAGAAAGTCATCACGTGGCATGATATACGAAAATGAAGAGCTCAGGTTGCGCACAATCAACATAAATGCGGAAGTCGAGCGAg GTCAATCGGATATCAAACGTTTGCGCCGTGAAAATGAGCAGCTGCGTCGCGAGATCTGGACTCTGCGCGACGAATGCGATCGGCTAAACAAGCGCTTCAAGGCGAAGCTAAGCGAGCACGAGTACGGCGGATGCCGCGGCAGTGGTAGCAGCGGGCGGCGGTGCAGcggcggcagaggcagcgcaGGTTGTGATGGAAACAGTGAT GACTCTGACTCATGTGATACGTGTCGTTGCGAGGACGATGGCCACTGCAGCGACGAGTGCTGCCAGGAGCGTGGTTCCTGTGTGTCTATCAAACAGTCGCTGCCGCCCGAGGAGGCGACCGTCAAGGCGGCTAATGATAGCACTTCGACAACCAAGCCGGAAAACCAGGCCATGCACTTTGACCATCTGTCTGTGGTTTCCGAGGAGACACTAAGCAATCCGGAAATGCAGCTGGCGCAGCAGACGCCGGAGCATCATCTCATGATTTGTACACCCGATCTCAATAGCTCGCAGAGCACCCTGCCCAGCCTGGTGGGTCCACTGACCCCACTAACGCCCGTAGAACAGGTGGCTAATCAGCTTAATGATTTGCAGGCCATGGTGCCTCCGCTCTCCTACTTTGAGAACATACTGTCCCAGCACATGGGCGCCAATACGG TGCTAACGCCAACGCCCGAGCTGGGCACCAGCTCCAGCACGACCACCGGAAACACGATGAAGCATAGCAATGGCTGGGACTACAATTTGCAATCGCCGTTCTCGCAGCGCAAATACTCGAATACATCATCACCGTCACGctcaccgccgccgccgccgctaaCCACCTTTGTGCCCACAAGCACGCTGCAAACCATGCCCAAGATAGCGCTGAATGTGCCAACCACAAATGgagctggcggcggcggcatcaTCGAGACCGTTGCCATAACCACAAACGGCACACAGCAAGCGCTCAATAGCCCAAAGCACTTCTTTGCGCCCATAAAGCCGCGCCTCAAGCTCAACACAGAGCTTGCCAATCGGGGACAGGATGCACTACCGCCGGgctcgccgccgccgccgatgGAGCCCGCAACGCCGTTGCGTGAGCCTCCGGATATATTTGTCAATAATGCGCTCGCCTCACCGTACAAGCGGCCCGGCCCCCGGCTCTCACCACAAGTAAGTCCGCGTCATCGCACGCGCTCCCATTGCCAGCTGCACCACAGCCAGCCCTGCCAGGCGCACGCCCATCAGCAACGCCAGCGCCATGGCCAGCAGCTCCCGCCACCGCTTCTCCtcccgcaacagcaacagcagccggcaCCGCAGCACTGTTCGCTGCATCGGGCGGTGGTCAATGTGGCCGCTGCCGTCGGCTTGGGCGTTGGCGGTCCTGAGGCGAACGCCTGCGGCGGCAGCGTGGTTGACATTTATACCGCTGCgctagcagctgctgcttcggctgccgctgcccaaGCAGCATTAGCGTCAGCACCCCCAACTCCGCTGACCCTGATCCGCTCCGTGGAGCCAGTCTACGCAACCGCACAAAAAGACTGCCAAAGCAGCTGCATATCGGCCCTGACCAAGCCAGTGATGACCGCCACCACAAACACCACAAAGACAACCGCATCGCCGCTGCGTCAGCCCGCAAAGCTTACCGCTTGTGCAGCCAGCTGCAAAACGATTCCCGCGGTGGTCTCAACCGCGAGCATCGTGGATATTGGCAGTCAG ACGGATTCAGTGAATTTGGAGTCATTGCTAAACGATATACAGACAATTTCGGGCGACATTCTGGCCATACAGCTGGAGAAAAGTAAATCGCGGGATAATCTTATAAATGGCAATAACGACAAGGACAAAAGTAAACCGTATCGTTCCGAGATGAACCTCTATTTGCAATACGATGGCACAAATCCGACCATTTCGaacgcagcaacagctactGTGACTGCCAGCAACGCATCCGACtcgagcagcagccacaaGCTGTCGAGTCGCACTCGGTCGCTGGAGCGCGAGCACACGGACAGTCCGGCGCCGCATATGCCGGATCCGATGGCGCCATTTCCGGAAAAGTGCAGCTATCTGGGCTTCGAGCAACTCAATAATCAGGCTGTCGCCGTGAAGCAGTCCCCATCTGGCCAGAAGCCGCCTGTAGGCGTTAAGCCTAGTCTGCCTGCcaagccgccgccgccgctgccaccAGCACGACGTCCGGCCGTGCCCACAGAGCCGCCACCAGAGCCGCCGGCTGGACTGTCGCCCAACAAAAGCCATCTGTACAAATCGCTGGCCACGGCGGCAGCCAAAAGAGCAGTCTTTCGGTCGACGCCAACGCAGCTGACGCGTTCCCTGGATGTTGAGTGCACAGCTGATTCTGCGGCAGCCAACGAG GAGGGGGAGGATGATGAGGAGGCGGCCAAGCCCAAAGGGCGCCGCGTCTCCATTGTGTGTGGCGATGAGCAGCCCGTGGTAAATGATGTTGCGCCCACTGCGCCCACAGCAACAGCTAGCTGTGGCGACCTGACCAGCGCCGCGGCCAGCGTACTCATCCATCCCAGCATTAAGGCCTTTAGGCAGATCAGCCACAGTACGCCCAGTTCTCCACATTCCTCGCGTCGGcgcaccaacagcaacacaatGACAGCTGGGCATGGGGAGGTGACGGGCACAGCCTCAGCGCCGCCCAGCACCACacaccatcatcatcacaGGAAGGAAAGCAGCGATCCGGCGCCCATGACAGCCACAGTCAGCCGCACAAAATGCTCGCGTCGCCACTCGGAGGGCACCGTGCACAGTGTGCATCGCATCAGCAACTCGAgcggtggtgctggtggtcatcatcatcaccacaCGCACCACCATCAGCACAGCAGCCTGATCAACAGCAATCCGCATCATAGCCACCATTCCCATCAGGACAGCAACCATGAGACGGTCACCTCCCAATCCGATCGCAATTCGAATAGTTTTGGATCCTCGCGCGAATCCTCGACCAGCTTCAGCATGCGTTCCAATCGGCGCAAGATCTCTATAAGCTCCCATACGGGCGGCAAGATACCCTGGTGCGGCTGCTGGGGCAATGGGTGTCTCTAA
- the LOC6633200 gene encoding uncharacterized protein isoform X7 has protein sequence MSSYYDTELDRKSSRGMIYENEELRLRTININAEVERGQSDIKRLRRENEQLRREIWTLRDECDRLNKRFKAKLSEHEYGGCRGSGSSGRRCSGGRGSAGCDGNSDDSDSCDTCRCEDDGHCSDECCQERGSCVSIKQSLPPEEATVKAANDSTSTTKPENQAMHFDHLSVVSEETLSNPEMQLAQQTPEHHLMICTPDLNSSQSTLPSLVGPLTPLTPVEQVANQLNDLQAMVPPLSYFENILSQHMGANTVLTPTPELGTSSSTTTGNTMKHSNGWDYNLQSPFSQRKYSNTSSPSRSPPPPPLTTFVPTSTLQTMPKIALNVPTTNGAGGGGIIETVAITTNGTQQALNSPKHFFAPIKPRLKLNTELANRGQDALPPGSPPPPMEPATPLREPPDIFVNNALASPYKRPGPRLSPQTDSVNLESLLNDIQTISGDILAIQLEKSKSRDNLINGNNDKDKSKPYRSEMNLYLQYDGTNPTISNAATATVTASNASDSSSSHKLSSRTRSLEREHTDSPAPHMPDPMAPFPEKCSYLGFEQLNNQAVAVKQSPSGQKPPVGVKPSLPAKPPPPLPPARRPAVPTEPPPEPPAGLSPNKSHLYKSLATAAAKRAVFRSTPTQLTRSLDVECTADSAAANEEGEDDEEAAKPKGRRVSIVCGDEQPVVNDVAPTAPTATASCGDLTSAAASVLIHPSIKAFRQISHSTPSSPHSSRRRTNSNTMTAGHGEVTGTASAPPSTTHHHHHRKESSDPAPMTATVSRTKCSRRHSEGTVHSVHRISNSSGGAGGHHHHHTHHHQHSSLINSNPHHSHHSHQDSNHETVTSQSDRNSNSFGSSRESSTSFSMRSNRRKISISSHTGGKIPWCGCWGNGCL, from the exons aTTGGATAGAAAGTCATCACGTGGCATGATATACGAAAATGAAGAGCTCAGGTTGCGCACAATCAACATAAATGCGGAAGTCGAGCGAg GTCAATCGGATATCAAACGTTTGCGCCGTGAAAATGAGCAGCTGCGTCGCGAGATCTGGACTCTGCGCGACGAATGCGATCGGCTAAACAAGCGCTTCAAGGCGAAGCTAAGCGAGCACGAGTACGGCGGATGCCGCGGCAGTGGTAGCAGCGGGCGGCGGTGCAGcggcggcagaggcagcgcaGGTTGTGATGGAAACAGTGAT GACTCTGACTCATGTGATACGTGTCGTTGCGAGGACGATGGCCACTGCAGCGACGAGTGCTGCCAGGAGCGTGGTTCCTGTGTGTCTATCAAACAGTCGCTGCCGCCCGAGGAGGCGACCGTCAAGGCGGCTAATGATAGCACTTCGACAACCAAGCCGGAAAACCAGGCCATGCACTTTGACCATCTGTCTGTGGTTTCCGAGGAGACACTAAGCAATCCGGAAATGCAGCTGGCGCAGCAGACGCCGGAGCATCATCTCATGATTTGTACACCCGATCTCAATAGCTCGCAGAGCACCCTGCCCAGCCTGGTGGGTCCACTGACCCCACTAACGCCCGTAGAACAGGTGGCTAATCAGCTTAATGATTTGCAGGCCATGGTGCCTCCGCTCTCCTACTTTGAGAACATACTGTCCCAGCACATGGGCGCCAATACGG TGCTAACGCCAACGCCCGAGCTGGGCACCAGCTCCAGCACGACCACCGGAAACACGATGAAGCATAGCAATGGCTGGGACTACAATTTGCAATCGCCGTTCTCGCAGCGCAAATACTCGAATACATCATCACCGTCACGctcaccgccgccgccgccgctaaCCACCTTTGTGCCCACAAGCACGCTGCAAACCATGCCCAAGATAGCGCTGAATGTGCCAACCACAAATGgagctggcggcggcggcatcaTCGAGACCGTTGCCATAACCACAAACGGCACACAGCAAGCGCTCAATAGCCCAAAGCACTTCTTTGCGCCCATAAAGCCGCGCCTCAAGCTCAACACAGAGCTTGCCAATCGGGGACAGGATGCACTACCGCCGGgctcgccgccgccgccgatgGAGCCCGCAACGCCGTTGCGTGAGCCTCCGGATATATTTGTCAATAATGCGCTCGCCTCACCGTACAAGCGGCCCGGCCCCCGGCTCTCACCACAA ACGGATTCAGTGAATTTGGAGTCATTGCTAAACGATATACAGACAATTTCGGGCGACATTCTGGCCATACAGCTGGAGAAAAGTAAATCGCGGGATAATCTTATAAATGGCAATAACGACAAGGACAAAAGTAAACCGTATCGTTCCGAGATGAACCTCTATTTGCAATACGATGGCACAAATCCGACCATTTCGaacgcagcaacagctactGTGACTGCCAGCAACGCATCCGACtcgagcagcagccacaaGCTGTCGAGTCGCACTCGGTCGCTGGAGCGCGAGCACACGGACAGTCCGGCGCCGCATATGCCGGATCCGATGGCGCCATTTCCGGAAAAGTGCAGCTATCTGGGCTTCGAGCAACTCAATAATCAGGCTGTCGCCGTGAAGCAGTCCCCATCTGGCCAGAAGCCGCCTGTAGGCGTTAAGCCTAGTCTGCCTGCcaagccgccgccgccgctgccaccAGCACGACGTCCGGCCGTGCCCACAGAGCCGCCACCAGAGCCGCCGGCTGGACTGTCGCCCAACAAAAGCCATCTGTACAAATCGCTGGCCACGGCGGCAGCCAAAAGAGCAGTCTTTCGGTCGACGCCAACGCAGCTGACGCGTTCCCTGGATGTTGAGTGCACAGCTGATTCTGCGGCAGCCAACGAG GAGGGGGAGGATGATGAGGAGGCGGCCAAGCCCAAAGGGCGCCGCGTCTCCATTGTGTGTGGCGATGAGCAGCCCGTGGTAAATGATGTTGCGCCCACTGCGCCCACAGCAACAGCTAGCTGTGGCGACCTGACCAGCGCCGCGGCCAGCGTACTCATCCATCCCAGCATTAAGGCCTTTAGGCAGATCAGCCACAGTACGCCCAGTTCTCCACATTCCTCGCGTCGGcgcaccaacagcaacacaatGACAGCTGGGCATGGGGAGGTGACGGGCACAGCCTCAGCGCCGCCCAGCACCACacaccatcatcatcacaGGAAGGAAAGCAGCGATCCGGCGCCCATGACAGCCACAGTCAGCCGCACAAAATGCTCGCGTCGCCACTCGGAGGGCACCGTGCACAGTGTGCATCGCATCAGCAACTCGAgcggtggtgctggtggtcatcatcatcaccacaCGCACCACCATCAGCACAGCAGCCTGATCAACAGCAATCCGCATCATAGCCACCATTCCCATCAGGACAGCAACCATGAGACGGTCACCTCCCAATCCGATCGCAATTCGAATAGTTTTGGATCCTCGCGCGAATCCTCGACCAGCTTCAGCATGCGTTCCAATCGGCGCAAGATCTCTATAAGCTCCCATACGGGCGGCAAGATACCCTGGTGCGGCTGCTGGGGCAATGGGTGTCTCTAA